ATTACCTGCATTTCGACAGGGGCCAGCTGGCCCGGATTGAACCCGGCCCCAGCCGCAAGACCCCGTGGCGTTTTGCGCTCAGGACCGATGCCGAAGCCCTGCGCGCGTTCTGGGAACCGCGCCCCGAACCGGGGTTCCACGACCTGTTCGGGCTGGTCAAGATCGAACGCGCCCGGATCGACGGTGACATCCTCGCGCTGGTCAAGAACCTGAGGTTCTTCAAGGAATTCATGGCATTGGGACGCAAGGGGACACGGGTATGAGCGTGGAACCGATCACCGGGCGCTACCTGACGGTCGATATCGAAGGCCGCACGCAGCGCATCTATTTTGAGGAAGCGGGCCAGGGCCGGCCGGTTCTGTGCATGCACACCGCCGGGGCCGACACCCGGCAATGGCGGCACCTGATGAACGATGCCGGGATCACCGGCGGCAACAGGCTCATTGCCTTTGACATGCCCTGGCACGGCAAGTCGCTGCCGCCCGAGGGCTTCGAGACCGAGGAATACCTGCTGACCACCGAAACCTATATCGCCACGGTGCTGGCGGTGATCGAGGGGCTGGGGCTGGACCGGCCGGTGCTGGCGGGCTGCTCGATGGGCGGGCGGATCGCGTTGCAGCTGGCGGCGCTGCATGGCGACCGCTTTGCCGGTTTCATCGCCATCGAGGCATCCGATTTCCAACCTGCATGGTATGACATCGACTGGTTCCACCGCCCCGACGCCCATGGCGGCGAAATGGGCGCGGCGCTGGTTTCGGCCAATATCTCGCCCCATGCGCCCGAGGCCGAACGCTGGAACACGCAGTGGATGTTCATGGCCAGCGGGCCGGGCGTGTTCCGGGGCGATCTGGGTTTCTACACCCGCGACGACAGCCTGATCGGGCGGCTGGGCCAAATCGACACCAAGGCAACGCCGGTGCATATCATGGTCGGCGCCTATGACCTGACCTGCACGCCCGAGGATGCCCAGCGCACCGCCGACGCGATCCCCGGCGCGACGATCGCGGTGATGGACGAACTGGGCCATTTCCCGATGAGCGAACACCCCGAGGGGTTCCGGCCCTTCTTTCTCGACGCGCTGGCGCGGATGCGCGCGGGCCAGGAGGTGGCGGCGTGACCACCCCTTGCATCGTCTGCGTCGCCATCACCGGCAGCCTGCCGCAGAAATCCGACAACCCGGCGGTGCCGGTCAGCATCGCCGAACAGGTGGAAAGCACCCATGCAGCGTTCGAGGCCGGGGCCAGCATCGTGCATGCGCATGTGCGCAACGACGATGGCAGCCCCAGTTCCGACCCGGACCGGTTCGCCCGGCTCAAGGAGGGGCTGGACCGCCATTGCCCCGGCATGATCATCCAGTTTTCCACCGGCGGACGTTCCGGCGCGGGCAAGGCGCGCGGCGCGATGCTGCCGCTGCGGCCCGACATGGCATCACTGTCGGTCGGGTCGAACAATTTTCCGACACGGGTCTATGAAAACCCGCCCGACCTGGTCGATTGGCTGGCGGCAGAGATGCTGGCCCATGACATCAAGCCCGAGATCGAGGCCTTCGACCTGTCGCATATCCTGCAGGCCCATGCGATGTGGCAGCGCGGCCAGATCCGCGATCTGCCCTATGTGCAATTCGTCATGGGGGTGAAAAACGCCATGCCCGCCGATCGCGCCGTGTTCGATTGCTATATACGCACCGTGCATCGGCTGTTCGGGCCGGATGCGCCCTGGTGCGCGGCCGGTATCGGGCGGCACCAGGCCGAACTGAACGACTGGGCGATTGCCGCCGGCGGCCATGCCCGCACCGGGCTCGAGGACAATATCCGCCTCAGCCGCGACCGGCTGGCGCCATCCAATGCCGCGCTGGTCACGCGCACGGTCGAGATCTGCGCGAAACATGGCCGCGAGGTGGCCAGCCCGGCCGAGGCGCGGCGCATCCTCGGGCTGCGTCAGGGCGCGGCGGTCCCGGCCTGATCCTGCGCCGCCCGGACCCTGCGCGCAAAGCGCTGCGCGATGGTGACGAATTGGTTGGTGTGCACGCTCTGATTGTCGCGCCGCACCGCCAGCGAAATCGCGGTGCCGGGGTTGTAGCCGTCATAGGGCCGGAACACGACCCCGTGGCGGGCCGATTGCGACACCGATTGCGGCACCACCGAAACCCCAACCCCCACCGAAACCAGCGCGATCGCGGTCTGGTAATCCTGCGCCAGAACCTCTGAGTCGGGGATGAAGCCCTCTTTCTTGCAGATGTCGAGAATCCCGTCGGCAAAGCTGGGCCGCGGCCGGCGGGGATAGAGCACGAAGGTTTCGCGCTTCAGCTCGGCCAGCACCAGCCGGTCGCGGCCGGCCAGTTCGGATTCCGCCGGCAGCGCCAGGATCAGCGGTTCCCGGTGGATCTTCTCGCAGCGGATTTCGTCATCGTCCAGCGCCGGGCGGGCAAAGGCCACGTCGATCTGGCGTTCGATCAGCGCGGTCTTGAGCTGGGCGTTGTTCATCGCCGACAGCGCCAGTTCCACATCCGGATACTCGGCGCGAAAGGTGCGGATCAGTTCCGGCAGGACCCCATGGCTGGCCGAGCCGATGAAGGCGACGCGCAGCCGCCCGGCGGCACCTTCGCCGATGCGCCGGACCTCGCGCGCGGTGCGGTCGACCCGTTCGAGAATGTCGCGCGCGCGTTCCAGCAGGGCATCGCCGGCCTGGGTGCGCTTGATCTGGCTGCGCGAGCGGTCGAACAGCTGCACGCCGAGTTCGGCCTCGAGATGGGCGATCTGGCGGCTCAGCGGCGGCTGCGCGATGTCGAGCCGCACCGCCGCGCGACCGAAATGCAGTTCCTCGGCCACCGCGACGAAATAGGTCAGGCGCTTGAAATCCATATGTCCCTCCCGGCGGCCATCATCGGGCAGAAGGCGCGGCGCGGCAATGGTTCAGTCGCTGCGGGCGAACTCGGCCAGCGCGTCCTCGTCCAGTTCGACGCCCAGCCCCGGCCCGGTGGGCAGGTGCAGGTGGAAATCCTCGATCAGCAGCGGATCGCGGACGATCTCGCGCCGGTGCATGCGCGGGCCGAAATGTTCGCAGCCCCAGGGCAGGCGCGGCAGGCTGGCGAAAACCGCCAGATGCGCCGCCGCCCCGATCGAACCTTCGAGCAGGCAGCCGCCATAAAGCTCCATGCCCGCGGCCTCGGCCACCCGCGCGGCCTCGGCCAGCGCCATCAGCCCGCCGCTCTTGACCAGTTTCAGCGAATAGACGCTGCCGCATCCCATCGCGCCGGCGCGGGCGATCTCGCGATGGGTAAAGGCGGCCTCGTCCACCATCAGCGGGATCGGGCTTTGCGCCGCCACCCGCGCCATGCCCTCGTAATCGTCGCCCGGCAGCGGCTGTTCGATCAGCGACACGCCCAGGTCCCGCAGCGCGGGCAGGTGGCGCCGGCAATCGGCCTCGCTCCAGCCCTGGTTGGCATCGACAATCAGCCGCGCCATGCCGGGCAGGCCTTCACGCAGGCGGGTCAGGCGGGCAATGTCCTCTTCGGGCGTGGCAAAGCCCAGCTTGATCTTGAAATCGCGGTGTTCCCGGCGGTCGAGCTTGGCCCGCGCCTCTTCCAGTTCCTGTTCCGCATCGCCCGAGGCCAGCGCCCAGAGCACCGGCACGCGGTCGCGCAAGGCACCGCCGAACAGCGCCGCCAATGGCAATTCGAGCGTGCGGGTCAGCGCGTCGAGAATGGCGGTTTCGAGCGCCCCCTTGGCGGCATTGTTGCGGATCGCCGCGCGACCCATCCGCGCCGCGATCCCGGCCCATTGCGCCGCCGGGCAGCCGATCAGGCCGGGGGCGAGGTAACGGTCGATCACCGCCTTGATCGATTCCACCGATTCCTCGGCCCAGCGCGGACCGCCCAGCACCGCCGCCTCGCCGATGCCCTCGACCCCGTTTTCCAGCCGCACCCGGACCAGCACGAATTCGCGGGTGCTCATCTCGGTGTTGGACAGCCGGTGGCGGCGGATGCTGGGCAGGGCAACGATCGTGGTGGTGATCTCGCGGATCGCGGTATCCCGGTCCGGGTCGCGGAGACGCGCGAAATCGGGGGCCAGATCGACGGCGGGCTGGGTCATGGAAAGGCTCCGTCCCGGAGGGGAAAAAAGGTGCCGCCCGAGGCGGCACCAGTCAGGGAGAGTTGGGCTATTCGGCGGCGACGGACTGGGCCGACGCCTCTGCCTTGAGGCGGAAATCGAAGGTCATCACCAGGTCGGTATCCGCGCCCGCGGGGGCCGGTTTCATCTCGCCGATCAGGCTTTCCTTGACCGCAAAGACCGAGTCGTTGTCGAGATACTCGGTCTCGCTGTCGTAGATCTGGCTGATCAGCGGGTTGTAGCCGTCGCGCGAGATCATGAAATGGATGTGACCGGGGCGCATCGGGTGGTGGCCCATGAAATTCAGCAACTCGCCCGCCGCGCCGTCATAGGGGATCGGATAGGGTTCGGGACGCAGGCCGACGAATTCATAGGAACCGTCATCCTCGGTCAGGAAACGGCCGCGCAGGTTGTATTCCGGCTGGTCCGGGTCCTGCTGTTCATAAAGCCCGTTGGGCGCGTCTTCCCAGACATCGATCTGCA
This is a stretch of genomic DNA from Pukyongiella litopenaei. It encodes these proteins:
- a CDS encoding alpha/beta fold hydrolase, which encodes MSVEPITGRYLTVDIEGRTQRIYFEEAGQGRPVLCMHTAGADTRQWRHLMNDAGITGGNRLIAFDMPWHGKSLPPEGFETEEYLLTTETYIATVLAVIEGLGLDRPVLAGCSMGGRIALQLAALHGDRFAGFIAIEASDFQPAWYDIDWFHRPDAHGGEMGAALVSANISPHAPEAERWNTQWMFMASGPGVFRGDLGFYTRDDSLIGRLGQIDTKATPVHIMVGAYDLTCTPEDAQRTADAIPGATIAVMDELGHFPMSEHPEGFRPFFLDALARMRAGQEVAA
- a CDS encoding 3-keto-5-aminohexanoate cleavage protein, with the translated sequence MTTPCIVCVAITGSLPQKSDNPAVPVSIAEQVESTHAAFEAGASIVHAHVRNDDGSPSSDPDRFARLKEGLDRHCPGMIIQFSTGGRSGAGKARGAMLPLRPDMASLSVGSNNFPTRVYENPPDLVDWLAAEMLAHDIKPEIEAFDLSHILQAHAMWQRGQIRDLPYVQFVMGVKNAMPADRAVFDCYIRTVHRLFGPDAPWCAAGIGRHQAELNDWAIAAGGHARTGLEDNIRLSRDRLAPSNAALVTRTVEICAKHGREVASPAEARRILGLRQGAAVPA
- a CDS encoding LysR substrate-binding domain-containing protein; the encoded protein is MDFKRLTYFVAVAEELHFGRAAVRLDIAQPPLSRQIAHLEAELGVQLFDRSRSQIKRTQAGDALLERARDILERVDRTAREVRRIGEGAAGRLRVAFIGSASHGVLPELIRTFRAEYPDVELALSAMNNAQLKTALIERQIDVAFARPALDDDEIRCEKIHREPLILALPAESELAGRDRLVLAELKRETFVLYPRRPRPSFADGILDICKKEGFIPDSEVLAQDYQTAIALVSVGVGVSVVPQSVSQSARHGVVFRPYDGYNPGTAISLAVRRDNQSVHTNQFVTIAQRFARRVRAAQDQAGTAAP
- a CDS encoding muconate/chloromuconate family cycloisomerase, which codes for MTQPAVDLAPDFARLRDPDRDTAIREITTTIVALPSIRRHRLSNTEMSTREFVLVRVRLENGVEGIGEAAVLGGPRWAEESVESIKAVIDRYLAPGLIGCPAAQWAGIAARMGRAAIRNNAAKGALETAILDALTRTLELPLAALFGGALRDRVPVLWALASGDAEQELEEARAKLDRREHRDFKIKLGFATPEEDIARLTRLREGLPGMARLIVDANQGWSEADCRRHLPALRDLGVSLIEQPLPGDDYEGMARVAAQSPIPLMVDEAAFTHREIARAGAMGCGSVYSLKLVKSGGLMALAEAARVAEAAGMELYGGCLLEGSIGAAAHLAVFASLPRLPWGCEHFGPRMHRREIVRDPLLIEDFHLHLPTGPGLGVELDEDALAEFARSD
- a CDS encoding dioxygenase; translated protein: MRNITIDNITEAVTGAMKKDIPDRNREIMTAAIKHFHAFAKEVNLTHGEWLEGCEWMRRAGEISNDARNEFILICDILGVEVLVDMLDNKVTEGESESTVLGPFYRENPPVLPKGASIVQKDFDGQQTVRVSGRVVDTDGQPIPGVQIDVWEDAPNGLYEQQDPDQPEYNLRGRFLTEDDGSYEFVGLRPEPYPIPYDGAAGELLNFMGHHPMRPGHIHFMISRDGYNPLISQIYDSETEYLDNDSVFAVKESLIGEMKPAPAGADTDLVMTFDFRLKAEASAQSVAAE